From a region of the Methylocystis hirsuta genome:
- a CDS encoding nickel/cobalt transporter, producing MKIGQRAVWLGVTAVTLAVIAASSAWGAPRHPFAVGAQESTAAATGVAGLILAWQSKFHAELHAAVRALKTDPSAFFALAAASFAYGAFHAAGPGHGKAVLASYMLANETALRRGLLLAALAALLQGLVAIAVVGAAAALFRATANQMSDATHFIELASYAAIAALGARLAWVKGRALSAALRMPAIAPAARGFVCEAIDDPTHVHDATCRHAPDPSTLGGAKFRLADAAATVVAAGLRPCSGAILVLAFTLSQGLFAAGAGAVIAMSAGTAITTGALAATAVYAKSAAMRFGAKDSRRAVIIARGGEFGAAILVLALGVTLLFGLGPAPPGTA from the coding sequence GTGAAAATTGGGCAAAGGGCGGTTTGGCTCGGCGTCACCGCCGTGACGCTGGCCGTAATCGCCGCCTCATCGGCCTGGGGCGCGCCGCGCCATCCTTTTGCGGTCGGCGCGCAAGAGTCGACCGCGGCGGCGACGGGCGTCGCCGGACTTATCCTTGCGTGGCAGAGCAAGTTCCACGCTGAGCTGCACGCAGCCGTGCGCGCGCTAAAGACCGATCCTTCCGCGTTCTTCGCGCTCGCTGCGGCGAGTTTCGCCTATGGCGCCTTTCACGCCGCCGGCCCCGGCCACGGCAAAGCGGTGCTTGCCTCCTACATGCTCGCCAATGAAACGGCGCTGCGCCGCGGTCTGCTGCTCGCGGCGCTCGCGGCGCTGCTGCAAGGACTGGTCGCCATCGCCGTCGTCGGCGCGGCGGCGGCGTTGTTCCGCGCGACAGCGAATCAGATGAGCGACGCGACCCACTTCATCGAGCTTGCAAGCTATGCGGCGATCGCGGCGCTCGGCGCGCGGCTCGCCTGGGTGAAAGGCCGCGCGCTATCGGCGGCCCTCCGCATGCCCGCAATCGCGCCGGCGGCGCGCGGCTTCGTTTGCGAGGCCATCGACGACCCGACGCATGTGCATGACGCGACCTGCCGCCATGCGCCGGACCCTTCGACATTGGGAGGAGCGAAGTTTCGCCTCGCCGACGCCGCCGCGACCGTCGTCGCCGCCGGTCTGCGCCCCTGCTCGGGGGCGATTCTGGTGCTGGCGTTCACACTGTCGCAGGGGCTTTTCGCCGCCGGCGCCGGGGCGGTCATCGCCATGTCGGCGGGAACGGCGATTACGACGGGCGCTCTCGCCGCGACGGCTGTTTACGCCAAGAGCGCCGCGATGCGGTTTGGCGCGAAGGATTCACGGCGCGCGGTGATCATCGCCCGCGGCGGCGAGTTCGGCGCCGCAATTCTCGTTCTGGCGCTCGGCGTTACGTTGCTCTTCGGCCTCGGGCCGGCGCCCCCCGGGACGGCGTGA
- a CDS encoding DUF1007 family protein produces MHRLEAGASAAFSPPSPPKRETRMKLKINSILILLTLAAGIGAASAHPHVWVAVRSEVVFAPDGKIAGVRHAWEFDEMYSAYAVQGLGKDGKPPTREELAPLAKTNVESLAEFEFFTFAKQNSAKLAFKQPENVALEANDKKIVTLRFFLPLETPVAAKKPFSFQVYDPTYFVSFGLEKNDPVTLAGAPGGCSLSLVEPAPLMANENQKLSEAFFQNMSPGADFGMKLATRAIVACP; encoded by the coding sequence ATGCACAGGCTCGAAGCGGGAGCCAGCGCCGCGTTTTCGCCGCCTTCGCCGCCTAAGCGCGAGACTCGCATGAAGCTGAAAATCAACTCGATTCTCATCCTTTTGACCTTGGCGGCGGGGATTGGCGCGGCCTCGGCCCATCCGCATGTCTGGGTCGCGGTGCGCAGCGAAGTCGTATTCGCGCCAGACGGCAAGATCGCGGGCGTTCGGCACGCCTGGGAATTCGACGAGATGTATTCGGCCTATGCGGTGCAGGGCCTCGGAAAGGACGGCAAGCCGCCCACCCGGGAAGAACTTGCGCCGCTCGCCAAAACGAACGTCGAGTCGCTGGCCGAATTCGAATTTTTCACCTTCGCCAAGCAGAACAGCGCCAAGCTCGCGTTCAAGCAGCCGGAAAATGTGGCGCTCGAAGCCAATGACAAGAAGATCGTCACGCTGCGCTTCTTTCTGCCGCTGGAGACGCCGGTCGCGGCCAAGAAGCCATTCTCCTTTCAGGTCTATGACCCGACATATTTCGTCTCCTTCGGACTCGAGAAGAACGATCCCGTGACGCTCGCGGGAGCGCCGGGCGGATGCTCGCTCAGTCTTGTCGAACCTGCGCCGCTCATGGCCAATGAAAACCAGAAACTGAGCGAAGCGTTCTTTCAGAACATGTCGCCGGGCGCCGATTTCGGCATGAAGCTGGCGACGCGCGCGATCGTGGCCTGTCCGTGA
- a CDS encoding indolepyruvate ferredoxin oxidoreductase family protein, protein MADIAAGDAKTGSAFAEASLSDRFDLDRSRVLITGTQAIVRMLLMQKEADRRAGLNTAGFVTGYRGSPLGGVDAQMHKAKALFDANNILYMPGLNEDLAATAIWGAQQAEMRGEGRYDGVFSLWYGKGPGIDRSGDAFRHVNLAGTSRHGGALALMGDDHTAESSTTAHQSDYHFVDVMIPILSPAGVQEILDYGLYGFALSRFAGVWVGLKLLKDTVESTASIDGSLDRIRPIVPPSFFMPPGGLNIRPGDPVLAQEERMQESKRDAMLAFIRANRLNRIITSGGANPKIGVITVGKSYLDVRQAMDDLGLDEVKANDLGLRLYKIAAPWPLEPQGLREFARGLDLIIVVEEKRSLIEVQLREELYGAPHQPLCIGKKDERGEWLFPVKGALDSNDVAIAIGRRLLKYHSLDELEARVRRLEKLQDRRRTMTDVTVRVPHFCAGCPHSTSTHVPEGSRAYTGIGCHYMAQWMDRSTEGYTHMGGEGANWIGEAPFSTRKHMFQNLGDGTYNHSGSLAIRFAVATNTNITFKILFNGVVAMTGGQKHEGDLTVETIARQVAAEGVQKIALVSDEPGKFAPMIGWPPGLTIHHRNVLNEVQRDLAQTDGVTVLIYDQTCATEKRRLRKRGLMSDPDSRVIINELVCEGCGDCGTASNCVAVQPVETEFGRKRRIDQSACNKDFSCLEGFCPSFVTVHGGRMKKAPLPSTQDDGGLPALPEPAIAEIGAVPYGVLIAGLGGTGVVTVSAILGMAAHLEGKGVGVIDMAGLAQKGGAVYCHVKIGRTPADVHAIRIAAGEADLLLGCDLVVAGAKQVLAAVEQGKTAALVNSAEVFPGDIERNPDFVLPSEEIKQAIRWAAGPESTFIDTTALAQALLGDSIAANIFILGYAWQKGYLPLSDAAILRAIELNGESVPMNQSAFLWGRRAAHDLNSVLAVVESLRQPNRSRGKSKTLEEIIERRAAFLVDYQSEAYAARYRARVEKIAKLEAARTPGSRELTEAVARYLFKLMATKDYYEVARLYTDGAFQRQLEETFDGDLRLELHLAPNFPSLQRKTDFGGSRKITFGPWMFKVLRVLARMKSLRNTWFDVFRFDHDRVVEGRLLKDYEALLDEFTASLTRENHAGAVALARVPEYIRGFGHIKARHIAAADAERERLMAEYRQPTAVKLAAE, encoded by the coding sequence ATGGCAGACATAGCCGCCGGCGACGCAAAGACCGGCTCCGCCTTCGCCGAGGCGTCGCTCTCCGATCGATTTGATCTCGACAGGTCGCGCGTTCTGATCACCGGCACCCAGGCGATCGTGCGTATGCTCCTTATGCAGAAGGAGGCGGACCGCCGCGCCGGACTGAACACCGCGGGTTTCGTCACCGGCTACCGCGGCTCGCCGCTCGGCGGCGTCGACGCGCAGATGCACAAGGCCAAGGCGCTGTTCGACGCCAATAATATCTTGTACATGCCGGGGCTCAACGAGGATCTTGCCGCGACCGCCATCTGGGGCGCGCAGCAGGCCGAGATGCGCGGCGAAGGCAGATACGACGGCGTCTTCTCGCTCTGGTACGGCAAAGGTCCAGGCATCGACCGCAGCGGCGACGCCTTCCGCCACGTCAATCTCGCCGGCACGTCGCGGCATGGCGGCGCGCTGGCCCTCATGGGCGACGATCACACCGCCGAATCCTCAACCACCGCGCATCAGTCCGATTACCATTTCGTCGATGTGATGATCCCCATCCTGTCGCCGGCCGGCGTGCAGGAAATTCTCGATTACGGGCTTTACGGCTTCGCCCTGTCGCGCTTCGCGGGCGTGTGGGTCGGTCTGAAGCTCCTCAAGGATACGGTCGAGTCGACGGCCTCGATCGACGGTTCGCTCGACCGCATCCGCCCGATCGTCCCCCCATCTTTCTTCATGCCGCCGGGCGGCCTCAACATCCGCCCCGGCGATCCGGTTCTCGCGCAGGAAGAGCGGATGCAGGAGAGCAAGCGCGACGCGATGCTCGCCTTCATCCGCGCCAATCGCTTGAACCGCATCATCACGTCCGGCGGCGCCAATCCGAAGATCGGCGTCATCACCGTCGGCAAGTCCTATCTCGACGTGCGCCAGGCGATGGACGATCTCGGCCTGGACGAGGTGAAGGCGAACGATCTCGGTCTGCGCCTTTACAAGATCGCCGCGCCCTGGCCGCTGGAGCCGCAGGGTCTGCGTGAATTCGCCCGCGGCCTCGACCTCATCATCGTCGTCGAGGAGAAGCGCTCGCTCATCGAAGTGCAGCTGCGCGAGGAACTATACGGCGCGCCGCATCAGCCGCTGTGCATCGGCAAAAAGGACGAGCGCGGCGAATGGCTGTTCCCGGTCAAGGGCGCGCTCGACTCCAATGACGTCGCCATCGCCATCGGCCGACGCCTGTTGAAATATCATTCGCTCGACGAGTTGGAGGCGCGCGTGCGCCGGCTCGAAAAGCTGCAGGATCGCCGCCGGACGATGACCGACGTCACCGTTCGCGTGCCGCATTTTTGCGCCGGCTGTCCGCATTCGACGTCCACCCATGTGCCCGAGGGCTCGCGCGCCTATACCGGCATCGGCTGCCATTACATGGCGCAATGGATGGACCGCTCGACGGAAGGCTACACCCATATGGGCGGCGAAGGCGCGAACTGGATCGGCGAGGCACCGTTCTCGACGCGCAAGCATATGTTCCAAAATCTCGGCGACGGCACCTATAATCATTCGGGGTCGCTCGCCATCCGCTTTGCCGTCGCGACCAACACCAACATCACCTTCAAGATTCTCTTCAACGGCGTCGTCGCGATGACCGGCGGCCAGAAGCATGAAGGCGATCTGACCGTCGAAACGATCGCGCGGCAGGTCGCGGCCGAAGGCGTGCAGAAGATCGCCCTTGTCTCCGATGAGCCTGGCAAATTTGCGCCGATGATCGGCTGGCCGCCGGGCCTGACGATCCATCATCGCAATGTCCTCAACGAGGTGCAGCGCGATCTGGCGCAAACGGACGGCGTCACCGTGCTGATCTATGATCAGACCTGCGCAACCGAAAAGCGTCGCCTGCGCAAGCGCGGGCTGATGAGCGATCCGGACTCGCGCGTCATCATCAACGAACTCGTGTGCGAGGGCTGCGGCGACTGCGGCACGGCGTCGAACTGCGTCGCGGTGCAGCCGGTCGAAACCGAATTCGGCCGCAAGCGGCGCATCGATCAGTCCGCCTGCAACAAGGACTTTTCCTGTCTCGAGGGGTTCTGTCCGAGCTTCGTCACCGTACATGGCGGGCGCATGAAAAAGGCGCCGCTGCCCTCGACGCAGGACGACGGCGGACTGCCGGCGTTGCCGGAGCCTGCGATCGCCGAGATCGGCGCCGTGCCCTACGGCGTTCTCATCGCCGGGCTTGGCGGCACGGGCGTCGTCACGGTTTCCGCCATTCTCGGCATGGCTGCGCATCTCGAGGGCAAAGGCGTTGGCGTTATCGATATGGCCGGCCTCGCGCAGAAGGGCGGGGCGGTCTATTGCCACGTGAAGATTGGCCGCACGCCGGCGGACGTTCACGCCATCCGCATCGCCGCGGGCGAAGCCGATCTTCTGCTGGGCTGCGACCTCGTCGTCGCCGGCGCGAAGCAGGTGCTCGCCGCCGTCGAGCAGGGCAAGACGGCGGCGCTCGTCAACAGCGCCGAAGTGTTCCCCGGCGATATCGAGCGCAATCCGGACTTCGTGCTGCCTTCGGAAGAGATCAAGCAGGCGATCCGCTGGGCCGCAGGGCCGGAGTCGACCTTCATCGACACCACGGCGCTCGCGCAGGCGCTGCTCGGCGACTCGATCGCCGCAAATATTTTCATCCTCGGCTATGCGTGGCAGAAGGGCTATCTGCCGCTGTCCGACGCCGCGATCCTGCGCGCCATCGAACTGAACGGCGAATCCGTGCCGATGAATCAGTCGGCCTTTCTGTGGGGCCGACGCGCCGCCCATGATCTGAATAGCGTGCTTGCCGTCGTCGAGTCGCTGCGTCAGCCCAATCGCAGTCGGGGGAAGTCGAAGACGCTCGAGGAGATCATCGAACGTCGTGCGGCGTTTCTGGTTGATTACCAGAGCGAGGCCTACGCCGCGCGCTATCGCGCCCGCGTCGAGAAGATCGCCAAATTGGAGGCCGCGCGCACGCCGGGTTCGCGCGAACTCACCGAAGCGGTCGCGCGCTATCTCTTCAAGCTGATGGCGACGAAAGACTATTATGAGGTTGCGCGGCTCTACACGGACGGCGCTTTCCAGCGCCAGCTCGAGGAAACTTTCGACGGCGATCTGCGTCTCGAACTGCATCTCGCGCCGAATTTTCCGTCGCTACAGCGCAAGACCGACTTCGGCGGCTCGCGCAAGATCACCTTCGGACCCTGGATGTTCAAGGTGCTGCGCGTGTTGGCGCGGATGAAGAGCTTGCGCAACACCTGGTTCGACGTCTTCCGCTTCGACCACGACCGGGTGGTCGAGGGCAGGTTACTTAAGGATTACGAAGCGCTGCTCGATGAATTTACTGCTTCGTTGACGCGGGAAAACCACGCTGGCGCCGTCGCGCTGGCGCGTGTGCCGGAATACATCCGCGGGTTTGGCCACATCAAGGCCCGCCACATCGCGGCGGCGGACGCTGAGCGCGAGCGGCTCATGGCCGAATATCGCCAGCCAACTGCGGTGAAACTCGCCGCAGAGTGA
- a CDS encoding cobalt-precorrin-6A reductase yields the protein MEFGVRESHLRPSLFSAAIERRRALVLGGSSEARALATRIAADPRLDGVISLAGRTSAPIAHDLPTRVGGFGGVEGLARYLVEERISHVVDATHPFAARISANARAACAVANLPLLVLTRPPWISAQGDRWIEVDDNAAAVSALGAAPRRVFLAIGRQGVADFRVAPQHDYLLRVIEPPQAADLPHSCEVIFGRGPFALEDEIALMRDRRVEIVVTKNSGGALAYAKIEAARALGLDVVMVARPAGADAATTHSIDAAMAFLAS from the coding sequence ATGGAATTCGGCGTGAGAGAGTCGCATTTGAGGCCATCACTTTTCTCCGCAGCGATCGAGCGGCGCCGCGCGCTCGTGCTCGGCGGCTCGAGCGAAGCGCGCGCGCTTGCGACGCGTATCGCCGCCGACCCGCGTCTCGACGGCGTCATTTCGCTCGCCGGACGCACCAGCGCGCCGATCGCGCATGATCTGCCGACTAGAGTGGGCGGCTTCGGCGGCGTCGAAGGGCTGGCGCGCTATCTCGTCGAGGAGCGCATCTCGCATGTCGTCGACGCGACGCATCCCTTCGCCGCGCGCATCTCCGCCAACGCCCGCGCCGCCTGCGCCGTCGCCAACTTGCCGCTGCTCGTCCTGACGCGCCCGCCATGGATCTCTGCGCAGGGCGATCGCTGGATCGAAGTCGACGACAACGCCGCGGCGGTAAGCGCGCTCGGCGCCGCGCCGCGCCGGGTCTTTCTCGCGATCGGCCGGCAGGGCGTCGCCGATTTTCGCGTTGCGCCGCAGCACGACTATCTCTTGCGAGTGATCGAACCGCCGCAGGCCGCCGACCTGCCGCACTCCTGCGAGGTGATCTTCGGCCGCGGTCCCTTCGCGCTTGAGGATGAGATCGCGCTGATGCGCGACAGGCGCGTTGAGATCGTCGTCACCAAGAACAGCGGCGGCGCGCTCGCCTACGCCAAGATCGAAGCGGCGCGGGCGCTTGGGCTTGACGTCGTCATGGTCGCGCGTCCGGCAGGCGCGGACGCCGCGACGACGCATAGCATCGATGCGGCGATGGCTTTCCTCGCTTCATGA
- a CDS encoding cobyric acid synthase, whose product MSRTLMLQGTGSDVGKSLLVAGLARAFANRGVRVAPFKPQNMSNNAAVTSDGGEIGRAQALQARAARLTPRIDMNPVLLKPQGASGAQIIVQGRVVGQAKARDYQDLKPRLMQPVLESYARLRAEAELVIVEGAGSAAEINLRKNDIANMGFAREADVPVVLVGDIDRGGVIAQLVGCKAALGDDDAAMIEGFIVNKFRGDASLFDDGLRFVEARTGWRSLGLVPFFEAAARLPAEDAFGLRMRSHDQRNGVTIAVPLLPHIANFDDLDPLKAEPGVRVVFLKDGEPLPPETQLVILPGSKATIADLAALRDNGWDIDILAHVRRGGRVFGICGGYQMLGRVIRDPLGVEGVAGEAQGLGLLDIETTLTGEKTLAPVSGHAPLFDAPFCGYEMHVGATNGSDCARPALQLADGRADGATSRDGRVAGAYAHGIFADDSLRASLLRTLGAPQSSLRYEESIEVTLDALAAHCARHIDLDALWEMAR is encoded by the coding sequence ATGAGCCGCACGCTGATGCTCCAGGGCACGGGTTCAGACGTCGGTAAGTCGCTGCTCGTCGCGGGGCTCGCGCGCGCCTTCGCCAATCGCGGCGTCAGGGTCGCGCCCTTCAAGCCGCAGAACATGTCGAACAACGCCGCGGTGACGAGCGACGGCGGCGAGATCGGCCGGGCCCAGGCCTTGCAGGCGCGCGCCGCGCGGCTTACGCCTCGCATCGACATGAATCCCGTGCTGCTCAAACCGCAAGGCGCGTCGGGCGCGCAAATCATCGTGCAGGGACGCGTCGTCGGCCAGGCGAAGGCGCGCGACTACCAGGACTTGAAGCCGCGCCTGATGCAGCCTGTGCTAGAGAGCTACGCGCGGCTGAGGGCCGAGGCCGAGCTCGTCATCGTCGAAGGCGCCGGCAGCGCCGCCGAAATCAATCTGCGTAAGAACGACATCGCCAATATGGGCTTCGCCCGTGAAGCCGACGTTCCGGTCGTGCTGGTCGGCGACATCGACCGCGGCGGCGTCATCGCGCAACTCGTCGGCTGCAAGGCGGCGCTCGGCGATGACGACGCGGCGATGATCGAGGGGTTCATCGTCAACAAGTTTCGCGGCGACGCCTCGCTGTTCGACGATGGCCTGCGTTTCGTCGAAGCGCGGACCGGCTGGCGTTCGCTCGGCCTCGTGCCTTTTTTCGAGGCCGCGGCGCGGCTTCCGGCCGAGGACGCATTCGGGTTGCGCATGCGAAGCCACGATCAGCGCAACGGCGTGACGATCGCCGTTCCGCTCCTGCCGCATATCGCCAATTTCGACGACCTCGATCCGCTGAAGGCCGAACCCGGCGTGCGTGTGGTCTTCCTCAAGGATGGAGAGCCGCTGCCGCCGGAAACGCAACTCGTCATCCTGCCGGGATCGAAAGCGACGATCGCCGATCTGGCGGCGCTGCGCGACAATGGCTGGGACATCGACATTCTCGCGCATGTCCGTCGCGGCGGCCGCGTCTTCGGCATTTGCGGCGGCTATCAGATGCTGGGGCGCGTCATCCGCGATCCGCTCGGCGTCGAAGGCGTCGCCGGCGAAGCGCAGGGATTGGGTCTCCTCGATATTGAAACGACGCTGACGGGAGAAAAAACGCTGGCCCCGGTCAGTGGCCACGCGCCGCTTTTCGACGCGCCGTTCTGCGGCTACGAAATGCATGTCGGCGCAACCAACGGCTCCGACTGCGCGCGGCCGGCGCTCCAACTGGCGGATGGTCGCGCGGACGGCGCGACCTCACGCGACGGGCGTGTGGCCGGCGCCTATGCGCATGGGATCTTCGCGGACGATTCCTTGCGCGCGTCGCTGCTGCGCACGCTTGGCGCGCCGCAATCGTCGCTGCGTTACGAGGAGTCGATCGAAGTGACGCTCGACGCGCTTGCGGCGCATTGCGCGCGCCATATCGATCTCGATGCGCTGTGGGAGATGGCGCGATGA
- the cobD gene encoding threonine-phosphate decarboxylase CobD gives MTAHSAIGAPPLVAHGGRLDAARRLFPDAPRPWIDLSTGVNPHAYPLPPLADEVFTRLPDDDAFAALDGAARKAYGAPAEADVVPGGGAQAFIQMLPRVFPAKRVAILGFTYAEHAACWAAMGAQVDRVETLDAFANADVGVIVTPNNPDGRVVGPQDILSAAAQMSQRGLLIVDESFMDFTPEASIARFAQNESLVVLRSFGKAYGLPGVRLGFALCSPARGAKLRAALGPWAVSGPALAIGARALADDAWRANAARACAGDAARLDALLTKARFQIVGGTTLFRLAARSHASRWFAHLAARGIWTRGFADRPDWLRFGLPPNESAWARLAAALESVDGG, from the coding sequence ATGACGGCGCATTCCGCAATCGGCGCGCCGCCGCTCGTGGCGCATGGCGGGCGGCTCGACGCCGCGCGGCGGCTTTTTCCCGACGCGCCGCGGCCCTGGATCGATCTGTCGACGGGCGTCAATCCGCACGCCTATCCGCTGCCGCCGCTTGCCGATGAGGTTTTCACGCGCCTTCCGGACGATGACGCTTTCGCCGCCCTCGACGGCGCCGCGCGCAAGGCCTATGGCGCGCCCGCCGAAGCCGACGTCGTTCCAGGCGGCGGCGCGCAAGCCTTCATTCAGATGCTTCCGCGCGTTTTCCCGGCCAAACGCGTCGCGATCCTCGGCTTCACTTACGCCGAGCACGCCGCCTGTTGGGCCGCAATGGGCGCGCAGGTCGATAGGGTGGAAACATTGGACGCGTTTGCGAACGCCGACGTTGGCGTGATCGTCACTCCCAATAATCCGGACGGACGCGTGGTCGGGCCGCAGGACATTTTATCCGCCGCCGCGCAGATGTCGCAACGCGGTCTGCTGATCGTCGATGAATCCTTCATGGATTTCACGCCGGAAGCGAGCATCGCGCGTTTCGCGCAGAATGAGAGCCTCGTTGTGCTGCGCTCCTTCGGCAAGGCCTATGGGCTTCCCGGAGTGCGGCTGGGCTTCGCGCTCTGTTCGCCTGCGCGCGGGGCGAAGCTGCGCGCCGCGCTCGGGCCTTGGGCCGTCTCCGGTCCGGCGCTGGCCATCGGCGCTCGCGCGCTTGCGGACGACGCGTGGCGCGCCAACGCGGCGCGAGCCTGCGCGGGCGACGCTGCGCGCCTCGACGCGCTGCTGACCAAGGCCCGTTTCCAGATTGTCGGAGGGACAACTCTGTTTCGGCTGGCGGCGCGTTCGCACGCCTCCCGCTGGTTTGCGCATCTCGCCGCGCGCGGCATATGGACCCGAGGCTTCGCCGACAGGCCAGACTGGCTGCGGTTCGGTCTGCCGCCAAACGAGTCCGCCTGGGCGCGGCTTGCCGCGGCGCTGGAGAGCGTCGATGGCGGCTGA
- the bluB gene encoding 5,6-dimethylbenzimidazole synthase — protein sequence MAAESSKPDEEPAGLAPADGFSDAERAAIYRVIHTRRDVRDEFLPGDVPRDVLLRILDAAHHAPSVGFMQPWNFIIIRDIEKRRAAYAAFQRACEAEEQALEPERRSLYRSLKLQGIIKAPLNICVTCDRARFGATGLGRTQQPDTDILSTACAVQNLWLAARAEGVGVGWVSIVRDADLRQIFRIPNEIAIVAYLCVGYVAQAYKLPELEAKRWASRLPLENLIFEDSWGELAASTNPP from the coding sequence ATGGCGGCTGAGTCATCGAAGCCGGATGAGGAGCCAGCGGGTCTTGCGCCCGCCGACGGCTTCAGCGACGCCGAACGCGCGGCGATCTACCGCGTCATCCACACGCGCCGCGACGTGCGTGACGAGTTCCTGCCAGGCGACGTGCCGCGCGACGTTTTGCTGCGCATCCTTGACGCAGCGCATCATGCGCCCTCCGTCGGTTTCATGCAGCCGTGGAACTTCATCATTATCAGGGACATCGAGAAGCGACGCGCCGCCTACGCGGCCTTTCAACGCGCCTGTGAAGCCGAGGAGCAGGCGCTGGAGCCGGAGCGTCGCTCGCTGTATCGCAGCCTCAAGCTGCAAGGGATCATCAAGGCGCCGCTGAATATCTGCGTCACTTGCGATCGCGCGCGGTTCGGCGCGACAGGGCTCGGCCGCACGCAGCAGCCGGACACCGATATCCTCAGCACCGCCTGCGCTGTTCAAAATCTATGGCTGGCGGCGCGCGCCGAAGGCGTCGGCGTCGGCTGGGTGAGCATCGTCCGGGACGCCGATCTGCGCCAGATCTTCAGGATTCCCAATGAGATCGCCATCGTCGCCTATCTCTGCGTCGGCTATGTCGCGCAGGCCTACAAGCTGCCGGAGCTCGAAGCCAAACGCTGGGCCTCGCGTCTGCCGTTGGAGAATCTGATCTTCGAGGACAGCTGGGGAGAGCTGGCCGCTTCCACAAACCCGCCTTAA